A window from Solanum stenotomum isolate F172 chromosome 7, ASM1918654v1, whole genome shotgun sequence encodes these proteins:
- the LOC125869749 gene encoding uncharacterized protein LOC125869749 yields MDKGWMHEPKFSKRYVEGVQSFMKLIRTHFDRNTKIRCPCQDCLNINFQTQDVVYDDLLLKGIMKDYVQWIYHGEQSQMRDNDEAIDNEDENEEWINEENASHNEIHDMLEEISGKSQANQETTSSNNGCDNLSESKAKKFEKLLKEAECELYPGCKKFSKLSFVVKLLHLKVYNQWSNKSFNMLLELLRDALPNGETLPKSHYDAKNMLQGLGLGYISIHACKYDCVLYWGEFKDRQECPQCGTSRWKIIKGKGKKIPHKVLRYFPLKPRLQRLYMSKKTSIDMRWHKETYLDETNVLRHPVDSEAWKEFDKNHTWFAQEPRNIRLGLATDGFNPFGNMSTNYSMWPVILFPYNLPPWKCFTDPFMMMSLLIPGPQAPGKDIDVYLRPLVDELKELWSDGVETFDASTGECFKMHAAVLWTINDFPAYANLSGWSTKGYMACPTCNKDALSQKVRSKICYMGHRRYLKPSHAWRRSMKFDGKVEKRLKPKELSGDDVLQQLDLLSTYRPGKHSNNKKKKRLPIELNWVRKSIFFELPYWKSLKLRHNLDVMHIEKNICESILGTLLNIDRKTKDTEKAREDLKDMNIRKELWLQHDDSSYTMPSACYNMSEKEKREFGEFLKCVKFPDGYASNISRCVSADGVKLAKLKSHDYHVLLQRLLPIAIRGFGNKDVSLALIELGHFFQRLCCKTLKRDDLEQLERNIVIILCKLEMIFPPAFFDIMVHLAVHLPREAMYGGPVQYRWMYKIERFLCKLKRYVRNKARPEGSIAEGYIIDECLTFCSMYLTNIETRFNREDQNVDGSSNKEEHVLDIFSESVRPFKGEYDAIPKKDLDMAQWYVLNNCEEAEPFLQEHKNELLNQDVVSIEEKHREHFSLWFKGKIMHLCNKENSMSIKKLYPLAMGPDVRGRRYPGCIVNGVRYHIQSRDELRKSQNSGIVVEGYHDNEVIDFYGIIVDIIELEYIEGNRVVLFKCKWFDLHKKTGMQKDKNFTSINVQTEHEVGYNTEDSDLEDDTIDEYISDLDRTEDTKSIDKDEDGDTDDEDDIDFVM; encoded by the exons ATGGATAAAGGATGGATGCATGAACCAAAGTTCTCTAAAAGATATGTAGAGGGTGTCCAATCTTTTATGAAACTTATCCGAACTCACTTTGATCGAAATACTAAAATTCGATGTCCCTGCCAAGAttgtttaaatataaattttcaaacacaAGATGTAGtatatgatgacttgttgttgaaaggaattaTGAAAGATTACGTGCAATGGATATACCATGGGGAACAATCACAAATGAGAGATAATGATGAAGCAATTGATAATGAAGATGAAAATGAGGAATGGATAAATGAAGAAAATGCCAGCCATAATGAAATACATGACATGTTAGAAGAAATCAGTGGAAAATCACAAGCCAATCAGGAGACAACATCCAGTAACAATGGATGTGATAATTTGAGCGAGAGCAAAGCaaagaagtttgaaaaattGTTGAAAGAAGCTGAATGTGAGTTGTACCCGGGATGCAAAAAATTCTCAAAGCTTTCATTTGTTGTGAAATTGCTCCACTTGAAAGTGTACAATCAGTGGAGCAACAAGTCATTTAATATGTTGTTAGAGTTGCTACGAGATGCATTGCCTAATGGCGAGACACTTCCTAAGTCGCATTATGATGCTAAAAACATGCTACAAGGTTTGGGATTAGGATACATTTCGATTCATGCTTGTAAATATGATTGTGTGCTTTATTGGGGTGAATTTAAAGATAGACAAGAATGTCCACAATGTGGTACTTCAAGGTGGAAAATTATAAAGGGAAAGGGTAAAAAGATTCCTCATAAAGTCTTACGATATTTTCCCTTAAAGCCGAGACTTCAAAGATTATATATGTCAAAAAAAACAAGCATTGACATGAGGTGGCATAAAGAAACATATCTTGATGAGACGAATGTGTTAAGACATCCAGTTGATTCTGAAGCTTGGAAAGAGTTTGATAAGAATCATACGTGGTTTGCACAAGAACCACGTAATATTAGACTTGGCCTCGCAACTGATGGTTTCAACCCATTTGGGAATATGAGCACAAACTATAGCATGTGGCCTGtaattttatttccttataaTCTTCCTCCATGGAAATGCTTTACTGATCCATTTATGATGATGTCACTACTTATTCCTGGTCCTCAAGCACCTGGAAAGGATATTGATGTTTACTTGAGGCCTTTGGTTGATGAATTGAAAGAGTTATGGAGTGATGGTGTAGAGACATTTGATGCTTCCACAGGGGAGTGCTTCAAGATGCATGCTGCTGTTTTATGGACCATAAATGACTTTCCAGCTTATG cTAATTTATCTGGATGGAGTACTAAAGGATACATGGCATGCCCTACTTGCAATAAGGATGCACTGTCACAAAAGGTAAGAAGTAAAATTTGTTACATGGGTCACCGTCGGTATCTTAAACCTAGCCACGCATGGAGAAGAAGCATGAAGTTTGATGGGAAGGTAGAAAAAAGATTGAAACCAAAAGAGCTCTCAGGAGATGATGTCTTACAACAATTGGATCTCCTCAGTACTTATAGACCAGGAAAACActcaaataataagaaaaaaaagcgTCTTCCTATAGAGTTGAATTGGGTGAGGAAAAGTATTTTCTTTGAGTTACCATACTGGAAGAGCTTGAAGTTGCGGCATAATTTAGATGTCATGCACATAGAAAAGAACATTTGTGAGAGTATTTTGGGGACATTACTAAATATTGACAGGAAAACTAAAGACACAGAGAAAGCAAGAGAAGATCTTAAGGATATGAAcataagaaaggaactatggtTGCAACATGATGATTCTAGTTATACAATGCCATCTGCTTGTTATAACATGtcagaaaaagagaaaagagaatttGGGGAATTTTTGAAATGTGTTAAATTTCCTGATGGTTATGCTTCAAATATCTCAAGGTGTGTAAGTGCGGATGGTGTTAAGTTAGCTAAACTCAAAAGTCATGATTATCATGTTTTGCTACAACGATTGCTACCAATAGCTATTCGTGGATTTGGAAATAAAGATGTCTCTTTAGCATTGATTGAGTTAGGTCATTTCTTTCAACGGTTGTGTTGTAAGACATTGAAACGAGATGACCTAGAACAACTTGAAAGGAATATAGTTATTATATTATGCAAGCTTGAGATGATCTTTCCACCTGCTTTTTTTGATATTATGGTACATTTGGCTGTACATTTACCACGAGAAGCTATGTATGGGGGACCAGTACAGTATCGTTGGATGTACAAAATTGAGAGATTTTTGTGTAAGCTTAAGCGTTATGTGCGAAACAAGGCGCGACCAGAAGGTTCTATTGCAGAAGGTTATATTATTGATGAATGTTTGACATTTTGCTCTATGTATCTTACTAACATTGAGACTAGATTTAATCGTGAAGATCAAAATGTTGATGGATCTAGCAACAAAGAGGAACATGTTCTGGACATATTTTCTGAAAGTGTTAGACCATTTAAAGGAGAATATGATGCAATACCGAAGAAAGATCTTGATATGGCTCAGTGGTATGTGTTAAATAATTGTGAAGAAGCAGAGCCTTTTCTACA AGAACACAAAAATGAGTTGTTAAACCAAGATGTTGTGAGTATAGAAGAGAAACATAGAGAACATTTTTCTTTATGGTTCAAAGGGAAA ATTATGCATTTGTGTAATAAGGAGAATTCAATGTCTATCAAGAAGTTATATCCTTTGGCAATGGGACCTGATGTTCGAGGAAGGAGATATCCTGGTTGTATTGTTAATGGTGTTAGGTACCATATTCAAAGTCGTGATGAATTACGTAAAAGTCAAAATAGTGGCATAGTTGTTGAAGGTTATCATGATAATGAAGTGATTGACTTTTATGGTATTATAGTTGACATTATTGAGTTAGAGTATATAGAAGGCAATCGAGTTGTTCTATTTAAATGCAAGTGGTTTGATCTTCATAAAAAAACTGGGATGCAGAAAGATAAAAATTTTACCAGTATAAAT GTTCAAACAGAACATGAAGTTGGTTACAATACTGAAGATTCTGACCTAGAGGACGACACTATAGATGAGTACATAAGTGATCTTGATAGAACTGAAGACACTAAAAGTAttgataaagatgaagatgGTGACACAGATGATGAAGATGACATTGATTTTGTGATGTAA